From Peromyscus maniculatus bairdii isolate BWxNUB_F1_BW_parent chromosome 8, HU_Pman_BW_mat_3.1, whole genome shotgun sequence, a single genomic window includes:
- the LOC143267065 gene encoding hepatitis A virus cellular receptor 1 homolog: MHVCEGQVRENVGYSFFISSPSLLFSITGALGSYAVVKGVVGHPVTLPCTYSTNGGVTTACWGLGECRSVYCARTLIWTNGYQVSYKSSSRYQLKGHISEGNVSLTIENAVQSDSGPYCCIVEIPGSFRYVTYSLEIKPEIPTSPPTRPTTTARPTTTARPTTISTRPTTTDRPMTIATRPTHVPTSPRVSNSTPPTPAHTQSHTPEPTMIYPHQTTAEVTETPSYTLADLNYTVTSSDDFCNNYTFMEFRE; this comes from the exons atgcatgtatgtgagggACAAGTAAGG gaaaatgttgggtactcattcttcatttcttccccctctcttcttttttccatcacaggTGCTCTGGGTTCTTACGCAGTAGTAAAAGGTGTGGTGGGTCACCCTGTCACACTGCCATGTACTTACTCTACAAATGGGGGAGTCACTACCGCATGCTGGGGCCTTGGTGAATGTCGATCTGTTTATTGTGCTAGAACGCTTATCTGGACCAATGGATATCAAGTTTCCTATAAGAGCAGCAGCCGATACCAGCTAAAGGGGCATATTTCAGAAGGAAACGTGTCCTTGACAATAGAGAATGCTGTTCAGAGTGACAGTGGTCCATACTGTTGTATAGTGGAGATTCCTGGATCTTTCCGTTATGTGACCTATTCCTTGGAAATTAAACCAG AAATTCCCACAAGTCCTCCAACAAGACCCACAACTACAGCAAGACCCACAACTACAGCAAGACCCACGACTATTTCAACAAGACCTACAACTACAGATAGACCCATGACTATTGCAACAAGACCCACCCATGTACCCACATCACCCCGAGTCTCCAACTCTACTCCTCcaacaccagcacacacacagtctcacacaccAG AACCCACTATGATTTATCCACATCAGACAACAGCTGAGGTGACAGAAACCCCATCCTACACTCTTGCAG atTTGAATTACACTGTGACATCCTCAGACGACTTTTGCAATAATTACACT TTTATGGAATTTCGGGAATAA